In Methanosphaera sp. WGK6, a single genomic region encodes these proteins:
- a CDS encoding 2-oxoacid:ferredoxin oxidoreductase subunit beta, whose protein sequence is MSIENKPSRFIKYLREERLPHIFCPGCGNGIVMNTFFNAIEQSGKSLDNLNMVSGIGCSSRIPGYVKCDSLHTTHGRAIAFATGLKIANPHRDVVVVTGDGDATSIGGNHLIHAARRNINLTVICINNDIYGMTGGQISPTSPEGSFATTAPYGSTDKPFNISEVVKAAGASYVAKYTTTQPIQVTNAIKEGLENKGFSFIEVVSQCPTYYGRKNKIKSPVAMLDWFKKNIVSIESAKEMSNEELQGKIVTGVYVNKPRKEFIESMETVIREHSEIDCDDNINNAYKVN, encoded by the coding sequence ATGAGTATTGAAAACAAGCCCAGTAGATTTATAAAATATTTACGTGAAGAAAGATTACCTCATATATTCTGTCCTGGTTGTGGAAATGGTATTGTTATGAATACATTTTTCAATGCTATAGAACAATCTGGAAAATCCTTAGACAATTTAAACATGGTTTCAGGTATAGGTTGTTCTTCAAGAATACCTGGATATGTAAAATGTGATTCATTACATACAACACATGGACGAGCAATAGCTTTTGCAACTGGACTTAAAATAGCTAATCCTCATAGGGATGTTGTTGTAGTAACAGGAGATGGTGATGCAACATCAATTGGTGGAAATCATTTAATTCATGCAGCACGAAGAAATATTAATTTAACAGTTATTTGTATAAATAATGATATATATGGGATGACTGGTGGACAAATAAGTCCAACAAGTCCTGAAGGAAGTTTTGCAACAACAGCTCCCTATGGATCAACAGATAAACCATTTAATATCTCTGAAGTTGTTAAAGCAGCGGGAGCATCATATGTTGCAAAGTACACGACTACTCAACCAATACAAGTAACAAATGCGATAAAAGAAGGATTAGAAAATAAAGGCTTTTCTTTTATAGAAGTTGTATCTCAATGTCCAACATATTATGGACGTAAAAATAAAATAAAATCACCTGTAGCTATGTTGGACTGGTTTAAGAAAAATATAGTTTCAATAGAATCTGCAAAAGAAATGTCTAATGAAGAATTACAAGGAAAAATCGTCACAGGAGTTTATGTGAACAAACCAAGAAAAGAATTTATAGAATCAATGGAAACTGTAATTAGAGAACATTCTGAAATTGATTGTGATGATAATATAAATAATGCATATAAGGTGAATTAA
- a CDS encoding 2-oxoacid:ferredoxin oxidoreductase subunit gamma has protein sequence MRTDIRIAGFGGQGVITCGIVLAKAASLYDHIYAVQTQSYGPEARGGASRTEVVISDEEIDYPKVESPEIFVAMSHEALVKYIGDIQEKSTLIIDPNLVDISAIEDIINTKELIVYTAPVTETAEKTIGKKIVANIVMLGSFVKVTEIISVESAKKAILESVPPKTKDMNIAAFEEGMKIVKKLN, from the coding sequence ATGAGAACTGATATAAGAATAGCTGGATTTGGAGGTCAGGGAGTAATAACCTGTGGTATAGTTCTTGCTAAAGCTGCATCATTATATGATCATATATATGCAGTACAAACCCAATCTTATGGTCCTGAAGCAAGAGGGGGTGCATCACGTACAGAGGTAGTAATAAGTGATGAAGAGATAGATTATCCTAAAGTAGAAAGTCCTGAAATATTTGTAGCAATGTCTCATGAAGCATTAGTAAAATATATTGGTGATATACAAGAAAAATCAACATTAATTATAGATCCTAATTTAGTAGATATAAGTGCTATTGAAGATATAATTAATACTAAAGAATTAATAGTTTACACAGCACCCGTAACAGAAACTGCAGAAAAAACGATTGGTAAAAAAATAGTAGCAAATATTGTCATGTTAGGATCATTTGTTAAAGTAACAGAAATAATTTCTGTAGAATCTGCTAAAAAAGCAATACTTGAAAGTGTACCTCCAAAAACTAAAGATATGAATATAGCAGCATTTGAAGAAGGTATGAAAATAGTTAAAAAATTAAATTAA
- the sucC gene encoding ADP-forming succinate--CoA ligase subunit beta, with translation MNIHEYVAKDIFRKSNIKVPESYLAHSPEEAAEKAKIIGKPVAVKSQVLSGGRGKAGGILFADTPEEAAKRTEELFLKVIKDEKVTKVLIEEKVENKLDEYFISIILDRDSKKPLIMASVAGGMDIEQVAKETPEKIVKRYVEPLKEFMPYEARNIALEMGVETSEVSKVGAAIWKLYQVFYDYDATVAEINPLIKTPDGFIAADAKMAIDDDAFFRHTKLKEFDEFKDEQFAYVKLDGNIAVIGNGAGLTLTGMDLIQYYGEKPATFLDVGGGASESNITDALELVLKNPNVKVIFLNILGGITRADDVANAVVNVSNSMETKVPIVIRLTGTNEEEGQRILTEHNIPFETSMEKAAQKAVNLMKSLE, from the coding sequence ATGAATATACATGAATATGTAGCAAAAGATATTTTTAGAAAAAGTAATATTAAAGTACCTGAGAGTTATTTAGCTCATTCTCCTGAAGAAGCAGCAGAAAAAGCAAAAATAATTGGAAAACCAGTAGCAGTAAAATCACAAGTATTATCTGGTGGACGTGGAAAAGCTGGAGGAATATTATTTGCAGATACTCCTGAAGAAGCAGCAAAACGTACTGAAGAATTATTCCTCAAAGTAATTAAAGATGAAAAAGTAACAAAAGTATTAATTGAAGAAAAAGTTGAAAATAAATTGGATGAATACTTTATCTCTATTATTCTTGACCGTGATTCTAAAAAACCATTAATAATGGCAAGTGTAGCTGGTGGAATGGATATTGAACAAGTAGCTAAGGAAACTCCTGAAAAAATAGTGAAACGATATGTTGAACCATTAAAAGAATTCATGCCTTATGAAGCACGTAATATTGCATTAGAAATGGGTGTAGAAACAAGTGAAGTTTCAAAAGTAGGTGCTGCTATTTGGAAATTATATCAAGTATTTTACGATTATGATGCAACTGTTGCTGAAATTAATCCTTTAATTAAAACACCTGATGGATTTATAGCAGCAGATGCAAAAATGGCTATTGATGATGATGCATTTTTTAGACATACTAAACTAAAAGAATTTGATGAATTTAAAGATGAACAATTTGCATATGTAAAACTTGATGGTAATATAGCTGTAATTGGAAATGGTGCTGGATTAACTTTAACAGGTATGGATCTTATACAATACTATGGTGAAAAACCTGCAACATTTTTAGATGTGGGTGGTGGAGCATCTGAATCAAATATTACTGATGCATTAGAATTAGTTCTTAAAAATCCAAATGTTAAAGTTATTTTCCTAAATATATTGGGTGGAATTACAAGAGCTGATGATGTAGCAAATGCTGTTGTAAATGTATCAAATTCAATGGAAACTAAAGTACCTATAGTTATTAGATTAACTGGAACTAATGAAGAAGAAGGTCAAAGAATTTTAACTGAACACAACATACCTTTCGAAACTTCAATGGAGAAAGCAGCTCAAAAAGCAGTTAATCTTATGAAATCTTTAGAATAA